From Streptomyces chrestomyceticus JCM 4735, one genomic window encodes:
- a CDS encoding acyl-CoA synthetase, with translation MASPTPNGFWAQAAADPGRTVLIAPDGEEWTAARLHAACNRLVHGLRAAGLERGDAFAVVLPNGVELFTAYLAATQGGFYLVPVNHHAVGPEIAWIAGDAEAKALIAHERFADAARAAADEIGLPPRHRYSVGEVPGFRPYSALLDGQPETPPEDRTLGWVMNYTSGTTGRPRGIRRPLPGRLPEESPLGGFLGIFGIRPFGGNVHLVCSPLYHTAVLQFAGASLHIGHQVVLMDKWTPEEMLRLIDTYRCTHTHMVPTQFHRLLALPEEVRARYDVTSMRHAIHGAAPCPEHVKRAMIDWWGSCVEEYYAASEGGGAFATAEDWLKKPGTVGRAWPISELAVFNDDGERLPPGELGTVYMKMTTGGFSYHKDAGKTRENRIGDFFTVGDLGYLDEDGYLFLRDRKIDMIISGGVNIYPAEIEATLLAHPAVADAAAFGIPHDDWGEQVKAVVEPADGYAPEPALADAILAHCAERLAGYKCPRSLDFVAALPRDPNGKLYKRRLRDPYWAGRERAV, from the coding sequence ATGGCGTCACCCACCCCGAACGGCTTCTGGGCGCAGGCCGCCGCCGACCCGGGGCGTACGGTGCTGATCGCCCCGGACGGCGAGGAGTGGACCGCCGCCCGGCTGCACGCCGCCTGCAACCGCCTGGTGCACGGCCTGCGCGCCGCGGGCCTGGAGCGGGGCGACGCGTTCGCGGTGGTGCTGCCCAACGGTGTGGAGCTGTTCACCGCCTATCTCGCCGCCACCCAGGGGGGCTTCTACCTCGTACCGGTCAACCACCACGCGGTCGGCCCGGAGATCGCCTGGATCGCCGGTGACGCGGAAGCCAAGGCGCTGATCGCGCACGAACGGTTCGCCGACGCGGCCCGCGCCGCCGCCGACGAGATCGGACTGCCGCCGCGACACCGCTACTCCGTGGGCGAGGTGCCCGGATTCCGCCCGTACTCCGCGCTCCTCGACGGACAGCCGGAGACCCCGCCCGAGGACCGCACCCTCGGCTGGGTCATGAACTACACCTCCGGCACCACCGGCCGCCCCCGCGGCATCCGCCGCCCGCTCCCCGGGAGGCTGCCCGAGGAGTCCCCGCTCGGCGGCTTCCTCGGCATCTTCGGCATCCGCCCTTTCGGCGGCAATGTGCACCTGGTGTGCTCACCGCTCTACCACACGGCCGTACTCCAATTCGCGGGCGCCTCCCTGCACATCGGGCACCAGGTCGTCCTGATGGACAAGTGGACGCCGGAGGAGATGCTGCGCCTGATCGACACGTACCGCTGCACCCACACGCACATGGTGCCGACCCAGTTCCACCGCCTGCTCGCCCTCCCGGAGGAGGTCCGGGCGCGCTACGACGTGACCTCGATGCGGCACGCGATCCACGGCGCAGCGCCCTGCCCCGAGCACGTCAAGCGGGCGATGATCGACTGGTGGGGGAGCTGTGTGGAGGAGTACTACGCGGCGAGCGAGGGCGGCGGAGCGTTCGCCACGGCCGAGGACTGGCTCAAGAAGCCCGGTACGGTCGGCAGGGCTTGGCCCATCAGCGAACTGGCGGTCTTCAACGACGACGGCGAGCGCCTGCCACCAGGCGAACTGGGCACCGTCTACATGAAGATGACCACCGGCGGCTTCAGCTACCACAAGGACGCGGGCAAGACCCGCGAGAACCGCATCGGCGACTTCTTCACCGTCGGCGACCTCGGGTACCTGGACGAGGACGGCTACCTCTTCCTCCGCGACCGCAAGATCGACATGATCATCTCGGGCGGCGTCAACATCTACCCCGCCGAGATCGAGGCCACCCTGCTCGCCCACCCCGCCGTCGCCGACGCGGCCGCCTTCGGCATCCCGCACGACGACTGGGGCGAGCAGGTCAAGGCCGTTGTCGAGCCCGCCGACGGGTACGCGCCCGAGCCGGCGCTCGCCGACGCGATCCTGGCCCACTGCGCGGAGCGGCTCGCGGGGTACAAGTGCCCCAGGTCGCTTGATTTCGTCGCGGCCCTGCCCCGCGACCCGAACGGCAAGCTGTACAAGCGGCGGCTCCGCGATCCGTATTGGGCGGGACGGGAGCGCGCCGTGTAG
- a CDS encoding acyl-CoA synthetase gives MTGVRTNTVDGVLRRSARRTPERTAVIHGDRSWTYRELDDAVTAAAYALLDTGLRPGDRVAAYGHNSDAYVIGFLGCARAGLVHVPVNHHLTGDELRYILEQSGSALVLTDPALEHRLPSGVRTMPLRDAAGSLLERAREALPYGPPVPRGAQGPCDSRDPYASGSDDLAQLLYTSGTTGLPKGAMMTHGALVHAYASAVAALDLKAADRPVHCLPLYHSAQLHVFLMPYLAVGAENVILDAPDPQRIFDLVEAGRADSLFAPPTVWIGLSQHPGFGTRDLSGLRKAYYGASVMPVPVLERLRARLPDLAFYNCFGQSEIGPLATVLGPDEHEGRMDSCGRPVLFVEARVVDEHGTEVPDGTPGEIVYRSPQLCSGYWDKPEETAAAFRDGWFRSGDLATRDAAGCFTVVDRVKDVINSGGVLVASRQVEDALYAHPAVAEVAVIGLPDERWIEAVTAVVVPRAETGAPREAELIAVARERLAGFQVPKRVLFVEALPRNASGKILKRELRDRFRSGGA, from the coding sequence ATGACGGGAGTACGGACGAACACGGTCGACGGAGTCCTGCGGCGCAGCGCGCGCCGGACGCCCGAGCGTACGGCGGTGATCCACGGCGACCGGTCCTGGACCTACCGCGAACTGGACGACGCGGTGACGGCCGCCGCGTACGCCCTGCTGGACACCGGGCTCCGGCCCGGCGACCGGGTCGCCGCGTACGGGCACAACTCCGACGCGTACGTGATCGGATTCCTGGGCTGCGCCCGCGCGGGCCTGGTGCACGTACCCGTCAACCACCACCTCACCGGCGACGAACTGCGCTACATCCTCGAACAGTCGGGCAGCGCCCTCGTCCTCACCGACCCCGCGCTGGAGCACCGGCTGCCGTCCGGAGTACGCACCATGCCGCTGCGCGACGCGGCCGGGTCGCTGCTGGAGCGCGCGCGGGAGGCGCTGCCGTACGGGCCGCCCGTTCCGCGTGGTGCGCAGGGCCCGTGCGATTCGCGTGATCCGTACGCCTCAGGCTCCGACGACCTGGCCCAGCTCCTCTACACCTCCGGCACGACCGGGCTGCCCAAGGGCGCGATGATGACGCACGGCGCGCTGGTGCACGCGTACGCGTCCGCCGTCGCCGCCCTGGACCTCAAGGCCGCCGACCGGCCCGTGCACTGCCTGCCGCTCTACCATTCGGCGCAGTTGCACGTCTTCCTGATGCCGTACCTGGCCGTGGGCGCGGAGAACGTCATCCTCGACGCCCCGGACCCGCAGCGGATCTTCGACCTGGTGGAGGCGGGCCGGGCCGACAGCCTCTTCGCGCCGCCCACCGTCTGGATCGGCCTCTCCCAGCACCCCGGCTTCGGCACGCGGGACCTCAGCGGTCTGCGCAAGGCGTACTACGGCGCCTCCGTCATGCCGGTGCCCGTGTTGGAACGGCTGCGCGCCCGGCTGCCCGATCTCGCCTTCTACAACTGCTTCGGACAGAGCGAGATCGGCCCGCTGGCCACCGTCCTGGGGCCGGACGAGCATGAGGGCCGGATGGACTCGTGCGGCCGTCCGGTGCTGTTCGTGGAGGCCCGGGTGGTGGACGAGCACGGCACCGAAGTGCCGGACGGCACCCCCGGGGAGATCGTCTACCGCTCGCCCCAGTTGTGCTCGGGCTACTGGGACAAGCCGGAGGAGACCGCGGCGGCGTTCCGGGACGGCTGGTTCCGCTCGGGGGACTTGGCGACGCGTGACGCGGCGGGCTGCTTCACCGTGGTCGACCGGGTCAAGGACGTCATCAACTCGGGCGGTGTCCTGGTCGCCTCGCGGCAGGTCGAGGACGCGCTGTACGCGCATCCCGCGGTCGCCGAGGTGGCGGTGATCGGGCTGCCGGACGAGCGCTGGATCGAGGCGGTGACCGCCGTGGTCGTACCGCGGGCGGAGACCGGGGCGCCGCGGGAGGCGGAGCTGATCGCGGTCGCGCGGGAGCGGCTGGCCGGGTTCCAGGTGCCCAAACGGGTGCTGTTCGTCGAGGCGCTGCCGCGCAATGCCAGTGGCAAGATCCTCAAGCGGGAGCTACGGGACCGGTTCCGCTCCGGCGGAGCGTGA
- a CDS encoding VOC family protein — MLTTQYVPGAPNWLDLGAPDLDAAVAFYGGVFGWTFSSAGPDVGGYGFFQLDGKTVAGAGPLTEEGASPAWTVHFHSSDVDALAKTVEQAGGTVRFGPCDVFTAGRLAGFTDPAGAEFAVWQPGDVQGLELVGASNAVCWTELHTTDAAAAKDFYRTVFGWETVDNVMDEHLVYTVASPTGTDPNGEAGHAGIMQLPAENVAAGATSEWHPYFAVEDCDATVAASTERGATVVIPPEDAEGIGRLAMLLDPFGAPYALLTPSPR; from the coding sequence ATGCTCACGACCCAGTACGTCCCAGGTGCGCCGAACTGGCTCGACCTCGGGGCTCCCGACCTCGACGCGGCCGTCGCGTTCTACGGCGGCGTCTTCGGCTGGACCTTCAGCTCGGCGGGCCCCGACGTCGGCGGGTACGGCTTCTTCCAGCTCGACGGGAAGACCGTCGCCGGGGCCGGACCGCTGACCGAGGAGGGCGCGAGCCCGGCCTGGACCGTGCACTTCCACAGCTCCGACGTGGACGCCCTGGCCAAGACCGTGGAGCAGGCCGGCGGCACGGTCCGCTTCGGCCCGTGCGACGTCTTCACCGCCGGCCGGCTGGCCGGGTTCACCGACCCGGCCGGCGCCGAGTTCGCGGTCTGGCAGCCCGGCGACGTCCAGGGGCTGGAGCTGGTCGGCGCCTCGAACGCGGTCTGCTGGACCGAGCTCCACACGACCGACGCGGCCGCCGCGAAGGACTTCTACCGCACGGTCTTCGGGTGGGAGACGGTCGACAACGTGATGGACGAGCACCTGGTCTACACGGTCGCCTCGCCCACCGGCACCGACCCGAACGGTGAAGCGGGCCACGCCGGCATCATGCAGTTGCCGGCCGAGAACGTCGCGGCAGGCGCCACGTCGGAGTGGCACCCGTACTTCGCGGTGGAGGACTGCGACGCGACGGTCGCCGCGTCCACGGAACGCGGCGCGACGGTCGTCATCCCGCCGGAGGACGCCGAAGGCATAGGCAGGCTCGCCATGCTGCTGGATCCGTTCGGCGCTCCGTACGCGCTGCTCACGCCGAGTCCGAGGTAG
- a CDS encoding DUF4240 domain-containing protein: MNEDTFWQLIDACTPTGPDPDSERLAAALTEHLARSPVYMVTGFAEQLSWALYRLDRKELGQGLSGDSFLSTRCAVVAAGREVFDGVLRNPSAFAPFATDLV; the protein is encoded by the coding sequence ATGAACGAAGACACCTTTTGGCAGCTCATCGACGCCTGCACACCCACAGGACCGGACCCTGACTCCGAACGCCTGGCAGCCGCACTGACCGAGCACCTAGCCCGGTCCCCGGTGTACATGGTCACCGGCTTCGCCGAGCAGCTTTCCTGGGCCCTCTACCGCCTGGACCGCAAGGAACTCGGCCAGGGCCTCTCCGGTGACTCCTTCCTCTCCACACGCTGCGCGGTCGTCGCCGCCGGCCGCGAGGTGTTCGACGGCGTACTCCGGAACCCGAGCGCCTTCGCCCCGTTCGCCACCGACCTCGTCTGA
- the paaK gene encoding phenylacetate--CoA ligase PaaK, translated as MSDGTGAFGPYADAGAVDAVRRLSADELRARQLERLRASLRHAYENVPFYRQSFDRAGVRPEDCRSLADLSRFPFTVKDDLRANYPFGMFAVPQDEIRRIHASSGTTGRPTVVGYTEQDLAVWADVVARSIHAAGGRPGHTVHIAYGYGLFTGGLGAHYGAERLGCTVVPASGGMTARQVQIIQDFRPEIIMVTPSYLLTLLDEFERQGVDPRTTSLRTGLFGAEPWTEEMRREIEERFAIDAVDIYGLSEVMGPGVAQESVETKDGLHIWEDHFYPEVVDPVTGAPLPEGEHGELVFTSLTKEALPVVRYRTRDLTRLLPGTAWPAFRRMERITGRCDDMVILRGVNLFPAQIEEIVLRTPGVAPHFQLRLTREGRMDHLTVRAEARPDATPEERTAAVGRIVRGVKDGIGVSVAVEIVDPETLERSVGKLKRIVDARD; from the coding sequence ATGAGTGACGGCACGGGCGCGTTCGGCCCGTATGCGGACGCGGGCGCGGTCGACGCCGTACGGCGGCTGTCCGCCGACGAGCTGCGGGCCCGGCAACTGGAACGGCTGCGCGCCTCGTTGCGGCACGCGTACGAGAACGTCCCCTTCTACCGGCAGTCCTTCGACCGGGCCGGGGTGCGCCCCGAGGACTGCCGGTCGCTCGCGGACCTCTCCCGTTTCCCGTTCACCGTCAAGGACGACCTGCGAGCCAACTACCCCTTCGGCATGTTCGCCGTGCCGCAGGACGAGATCCGCCGTATCCACGCCTCGAGCGGGACGACGGGCCGTCCGACGGTCGTCGGCTACACGGAACAGGACCTGGCCGTCTGGGCCGACGTCGTGGCCCGCTCGATCCACGCGGCGGGCGGCCGGCCCGGCCACACGGTGCACATCGCGTACGGGTACGGCCTGTTCACCGGCGGCCTCGGCGCGCACTACGGCGCCGAACGGCTCGGCTGTACGGTCGTCCCGGCCTCCGGAGGCATGACCGCCCGGCAGGTGCAGATCATCCAGGACTTCCGTCCCGAGATCATCATGGTGACGCCGTCCTACCTGCTCACGCTCCTCGACGAGTTCGAACGGCAGGGCGTCGATCCGCGGACCACCTCCCTCAGGACGGGGCTGTTCGGCGCGGAGCCGTGGACGGAGGAGATGCGCCGCGAGATCGAGGAGCGCTTCGCGATCGACGCGGTCGACATCTACGGCCTCTCGGAGGTGATGGGTCCAGGCGTCGCGCAGGAGTCCGTGGAGACCAAGGACGGGCTGCACATCTGGGAGGACCACTTCTATCCGGAGGTGGTGGATCCGGTCACCGGCGCCCCGCTGCCGGAGGGCGAGCACGGCGAGCTGGTGTTCACCTCGCTGACCAAGGAGGCCCTGCCGGTGGTCCGCTACCGCACCCGTGACCTGACCCGGCTGCTGCCCGGCACCGCCTGGCCCGCCTTCCGCCGGATGGAACGGATCACCGGCCGCTGCGACGACATGGTCATCCTGCGCGGTGTGAACCTCTTCCCCGCCCAGATCGAGGAAATCGTGCTGCGCACGCCGGGCGTCGCGCCGCACTTCCAACTGCGGCTGACCCGGGAAGGCCGGATGGACCACCTGACCGTACGGGCGGAAGCCCGGCCGGACGCGACCCCGGAGGAGCGCACGGCCGCCGTCGGCCGGATCGTCCGCGGCGTCAAGGACGGCATCGGCGTCTCGGTCGCCGTGGAGATCGTCGACCCGGAAACCCTGGAACGCTCCGTCGGCAAACTGAAACGCATCGTGGACGCCCGCGACTGA
- a CDS encoding alpha/beta fold hydrolase, with translation MSDVRKVQVGDVRLAYRCWGDADAPPAVLLHCLGEDGEDWRGVVGQLATTHRVYALDLRGHGHSDWPGEYGFERWRDDVAGFLRELRLGPVALIGHSVGAVVALLLAADHPELVERLVLEEAAPPLPASPPQEIPDPPPGPPAFDWQAKVAVVAQRNAPDPVWWDGLAKIIAPTLVIAGGSTSHIPQQQLRDMAERIPDSRLVTVEGAGHLVHEERPLEYLDAVRTFLVPNP, from the coding sequence ATGAGTGACGTTCGGAAAGTGCAGGTCGGTGACGTTCGGCTGGCGTACCGGTGCTGGGGCGACGCGGACGCGCCCCCGGCGGTGCTGCTGCACTGCCTCGGCGAGGACGGTGAGGACTGGCGCGGTGTGGTCGGCCAGCTCGCGACCACCCACCGGGTGTACGCGCTGGACCTCCGGGGGCACGGGCACAGTGACTGGCCGGGGGAGTACGGCTTCGAGCGGTGGCGCGACGACGTGGCCGGGTTCCTCCGGGAGCTGCGGCTGGGGCCCGTGGCGCTCATCGGTCACTCCGTAGGCGCGGTCGTCGCGCTGCTGCTGGCCGCCGACCACCCGGAGCTGGTGGAGCGGCTGGTGCTGGAGGAAGCCGCCCCGCCCCTCCCGGCGTCACCGCCGCAGGAGATCCCGGACCCGCCACCGGGCCCGCCGGCGTTCGACTGGCAGGCCAAGGTGGCCGTGGTGGCCCAGCGCAACGCGCCGGACCCGGTGTGGTGGGACGGCCTGGCGAAGATCATCGCGCCCACCCTGGTGATCGCCGGCGGCTCCACCAGCCACATCCCGCAGCAGCAGCTCAGGGACATGGCCGAACGTATCCCTGACAGCCGGCTGGTGACGGTCGAGGGGGCGGGCCATCTCGTGCACGAGGAGCGCCCGTTGGAATACCTCGACGCGGTCCGGACCTTTCTGGTGCCCAACCCCTGA